A part of Halobacillus shinanisalinarum genomic DNA contains:
- a CDS encoding DoxX family protein, translating into MTIVRQIGLYLFAAGLFIAGITHFIYDKGYAQMIPDFIPLKLEIVYMSGNTEWLLALLLIFPQSRRAAGIATAIFLVAVLPANIYAAINGIPAPWEESTSMIALWIRPLLQPLLIWWVLAVSK; encoded by the coding sequence ATGACAATCGTGAGGCAAATCGGACTTTATCTATTTGCGGCGGGACTTTTCATAGCAGGAATCACCCATTTCATCTATGACAAAGGGTATGCACAAATGATTCCCGACTTTATACCTCTTAAACTAGAAATTGTCTATATGTCTGGCAATACAGAATGGCTGCTCGCACTGCTCCTTATTTTCCCACAATCCAGACGTGCAGCTGGAATAGCAACGGCAATTTTTCTGGTCGCGGTGCTCCCAGCCAATATTTATGCAGCTATTAACGGAATTCCCGCACCCTGGGAGGAAAGTACAAGCATGATAGCTCTTTGGATTCGCCCCTTACTACAACCACTGCTTATATGGTGGGTATTAGCCGTGTCGAAATAG
- a CDS encoding DUF1002 domain-containing protein codes for MKKNIGLLLLVFLIMVSFALPNGVSASTGGEGINEKLGLPIVVYGEALTDAQKAKVTKLLEVNQHDQVDEFTVTGQDIANYIGGNPNSNMYSSVKIIHQDNGAGLNIEIVTPDNITEVTKEMYTNALLTAGVENADVLVASSVKVSGHSALTGIYKAYDAKGVALDKERMEVASEELDVATSIGNQEGVDQAQVSELLTEIKKAIAEQNPATKEEIEQIVQEQLQNLNIELSPEDRQRLIDLFDQMRSLNIDFDQVKSQLDELAGGIENLVNDEGFWNSLTSAVRGFFQSIADFFRSVIS; via the coding sequence ATGAAGAAAAATATAGGGTTATTGTTGCTTGTTTTTCTTATAATGGTCAGTTTTGCTCTCCCTAACGGAGTATCTGCTTCTACAGGTGGAGAAGGAATTAATGAAAAGTTAGGCCTGCCAATAGTTGTTTATGGAGAGGCTTTGACAGATGCCCAAAAAGCCAAGGTTACTAAGCTGTTAGAGGTGAATCAACATGACCAGGTGGACGAGTTTACGGTCACAGGGCAGGACATTGCCAATTATATCGGGGGGAACCCGAACTCAAATATGTATTCTTCTGTAAAAATTATTCATCAAGATAATGGGGCAGGACTAAACATTGAGATCGTAACCCCAGACAACATTACAGAGGTAACGAAAGAAATGTACACCAATGCACTATTAACGGCTGGTGTCGAAAATGCAGATGTACTTGTAGCTTCTTCAGTGAAAGTTAGCGGACATTCTGCACTGACAGGTATTTATAAAGCCTATGATGCTAAAGGGGTTGCCCTTGATAAGGAACGGATGGAGGTCGCGAGCGAAGAGCTTGATGTAGCCACTTCGATTGGTAATCAAGAGGGGGTTGATCAAGCCCAAGTCAGTGAATTACTGACAGAGATAAAAAAAGCAATTGCTGAACAAAATCCAGCAACAAAAGAAGAGATAGAGCAAATTGTTCAGGAACAGCTGCAAAATTTGAATATTGAGTTAAGTCCTGAAGATCGTCAACGTTTGATTGACCTTTTTGACCAAATGCGTAGTTTAAATATTGACTTTGATCAAGTGAAAAGCCAGCTTGACGAACTGGCCGGAGGAATCGAAAATTTAGTCAATGATGAAGGCTTCTGGAATAGCCTTACATCAGCTGTACGAGGCTTTTTTCAATCAATAGCCGATTTTTTCCGTTCAGTCATTAGTTAA
- a CDS encoding GDSL-type esterase/lipase family protein — protein MRKLVCFGDNITAQNAGHMTPRLTSLLQQHLSEWFVLNEGVSGNTTRDALARIESDVLGQEPDLVTVLFGTNDVEEHNKVTIEEYEENIRKIVSFIGPDKTILLTPPPIDEVLQTVRKNEVIGRYARAVELVACQKGAYVIPLFDLMIHESNYREMLKKDDGLHFSELGYTFLSKQILKTIQEKIH, from the coding sequence ATGAGAAAGCTGGTCTGTTTTGGTGATAACATAACCGCACAAAATGCAGGACATATGACACCCAGATTAACTTCCCTACTTCAGCAGCATTTATCGGAATGGTTTGTACTCAATGAAGGTGTATCAGGTAACACCACACGTGATGCACTTGCAAGAATAGAAAGTGATGTATTGGGCCAGGAGCCTGATCTTGTAACAGTATTGTTCGGTACAAATGATGTGGAAGAACACAACAAGGTTACGATTGAAGAGTACGAGGAGAACATACGTAAAATTGTGTCATTTATTGGTCCCGATAAGACCATTCTTCTTACCCCGCCGCCGATTGATGAAGTACTACAAACGGTGAGAAAGAATGAAGTGATAGGAAGATATGCTCGCGCAGTGGAGCTTGTCGCCTGTCAGAAGGGAGCCTATGTCATTCCTTTGTTTGATTTGATGATTCATGAATCAAATTACCGAGAGATGTTAAAAAAGGATGACGGTCTTCACTTCAGCGAACTAGGCTACACCTTTTTATCCAAACAAATTTTAAAAACCATACAAGAAAAAATCCACTAA
- a CDS encoding helix-turn-helix transcriptional regulator, protein MNIGRRISIYRKRNNMTLQQVAGGKLSTAHLSKIENGYRRPGVHTLHLIAAAFDLSKDFFHHYQDEDEEVNHLLAQLQLFIITDLEKAAPLIEALDENYYEYLSNVHQEIYFLLLKCAYYCKSKMPRDATELYNEYIDAYLHDDKLDTLPVRIQNAYHYCQGIRYYQRSDFQNSLHHYKNFSLLKSPLPVKAALTYNRAVLSNALEDYQMAIDYCKEVRTYYESLNQTEDVSMILNLLGIVYLNQKKYEPAMDYLNEAQAQAEKDENRYLLGQILHNKGVVMRSSGQSEQACVYLERALKLKNLQGVSANKQITFHSLCKAYVERGLLKQALSIYNTASRGISQTSDHYYLLEAFLDYYKQIGDMKSYEQSLAECIDYFEHDADKEPLETLYQKLGHHFYHIGRYKRAADCYRAQIKSTSGHPNNG, encoded by the coding sequence ATGAACATCGGAAGAAGAATTTCCATTTACCGTAAACGAAATAATATGACATTACAGCAAGTTGCGGGCGGGAAGCTTTCAACCGCCCATCTTAGTAAAATCGAAAATGGCTATCGCCGCCCTGGTGTACACACACTGCACCTTATCGCGGCTGCGTTCGACCTTTCAAAGGATTTTTTTCACCATTATCAGGATGAGGATGAGGAAGTGAATCATCTCTTGGCACAGCTACAGCTATTTATTATTACAGACTTAGAGAAAGCTGCTCCCCTCATCGAAGCTCTTGATGAGAATTACTATGAATATTTATCAAATGTGCATCAGGAGATTTACTTTCTTTTATTAAAGTGTGCCTATTACTGTAAGTCCAAGATGCCGAGGGATGCAACAGAGTTGTACAATGAGTATATTGATGCTTACCTTCATGATGATAAGCTTGACACTTTACCTGTTCGTATCCAAAATGCCTATCATTATTGTCAAGGTATTAGATACTACCAACGGTCTGATTTCCAGAATAGCCTACATCACTACAAGAATTTCTCTTTATTGAAAAGTCCTCTCCCAGTGAAAGCAGCATTAACCTATAATCGAGCAGTGTTGTCTAATGCTCTTGAAGATTATCAAATGGCAATCGATTACTGCAAAGAAGTCCGCACATATTATGAAAGCCTAAATCAAACAGAAGATGTAAGTATGATCCTTAATTTGCTCGGTATCGTTTATTTAAATCAGAAAAAGTATGAGCCTGCCATGGACTATTTAAATGAAGCCCAGGCTCAGGCTGAAAAAGATGAAAATCGTTATTTACTTGGGCAAATACTTCATAATAAAGGTGTAGTGATGCGAAGTTCAGGTCAAAGTGAACAGGCTTGCGTTTACCTTGAACGTGCTCTTAAACTTAAGAACTTGCAAGGAGTCTCAGCAAATAAACAAATAACCTTCCACTCATTATGTAAAGCCTATGTAGAGAGAGGCCTTTTGAAACAGGCTTTAAGCATCTATAACACAGCAAGCAGAGGGATTAGTCAAACTTCTGATCATTACTACCTTCTCGAAGCCTTCCTTGATTACTACAAACAAATTGGGGACATGAAAAGCTATGAACAAAGCCTAGCAGAATGTATTGACTATTTTGAACATGATGCAGATAAAGAACCTTTAGAAACACTTTATCAAAAGCTCGGCCACCACTTCTACCACATAGGCAGATACAAACGCGCCGCAGACTGTTACCGCGCCCAAATAAAATCCACCTCAGGTCATCCAAATAATGGATGA
- a CDS encoding RNA polymerase sigma factor, giving the protein MRNTNKELALEELVKHEYPSLVRTAQSYVKDAMTAEDMVQEALLKAYEKFDSFQTGNSLRAWLFRIMINKCKDHLRSYTQRKVTPWEDQWIHAAQVDPHNPLDIMIQQEDYDDIHQAIDLLKPDYHEALHLYYFNDLSVKQMSMVLHMNENTLKTRMKRARDHLGEELVQHKENVHFSSIAT; this is encoded by the coding sequence GTGAGAAACACAAACAAAGAGCTAGCTCTTGAAGAATTAGTCAAACATGAATATCCATCTTTAGTAAGGACAGCACAGTCGTATGTTAAAGATGCTATGACAGCAGAAGATATGGTTCAAGAAGCATTGCTAAAAGCTTATGAAAAATTCGATTCCTTCCAAACAGGGAATAGCTTGCGGGCATGGTTATTTCGGATCATGATCAATAAGTGCAAAGATCACCTTCGCAGTTACACGCAACGAAAAGTAACCCCGTGGGAGGACCAGTGGATCCATGCTGCACAAGTGGATCCGCATAACCCTTTGGATATCATGATCCAGCAAGAGGACTATGATGATATTCATCAAGCCATAGACTTGTTGAAGCCAGATTATCATGAAGCGTTACATCTTTATTATTTCAATGATTTATCTGTAAAACAAATGTCTATGGTGCTACACATGAATGAAAATACGCTTAAGACGAGAATGAAGCGGGCGCGCGATCATTTAGGAGAAGAGCTTGTGCAACATAAGGAAAATGTGCATTTTTCTTCAATCGCTACCTGA
- a CDS encoding SCO family protein produces the protein MTYKRSLILTIIITTALILASCGTKELEDPLNWEIGSLQGTTQANEEFSIQDMEGKVWLADFIFTSCNTVCPPMTRNMAKVQDMLEKEGIEAEIVSFSVDPKVDTPGKLKEFGSAQGVDFSNWTFVTGYSQDKIENFGKESFKTIVQKPEGAEQVSHGSQFFLVNQEGKIVKYYKGATNVPFEQIVEDAKIVANQ, from the coding sequence ATGACATACAAACGTTCTCTTATACTTACGATCATTATCACCACTGCTCTTATATTAGCCAGTTGCGGTACAAAAGAGCTTGAAGATCCATTAAATTGGGAAATTGGCAGCCTTCAAGGCACGACTCAAGCCAATGAGGAATTTTCCATTCAGGACATGGAAGGTAAGGTTTGGCTTGCCGATTTTATTTTTACGTCCTGTAACACTGTCTGCCCACCAATGACTCGCAATATGGCAAAAGTTCAAGATATGCTGGAGAAGGAAGGTATTGAGGCTGAGATTGTTTCGTTCAGCGTTGATCCAAAAGTGGACACACCTGGGAAGTTGAAGGAGTTCGGCTCAGCCCAGGGAGTTGATTTCAGCAATTGGACTTTTGTAACAGGTTATTCCCAAGATAAGATTGAAAATTTTGGAAAGGAAAGTTTCAAAACCATTGTTCAAAAGCCAGAGGGAGCTGAACAAGTGTCCCATGGTTCTCAGTTTTTCCTAGTTAATCAAGAAGGAAAAATTGTAAAATACTATAAAGGTGCCACAAACGTTCCTTTCGAACAAATTGTGGAAGATGCCAAGATTGTAGCCAATCAATGA
- a CDS encoding alpha/beta fold hydrolase translates to MPYYTNHFGQRLFYEDIGKGEVLLFIHPPGMGRKVFKQQHELADHYRLIFPDLSGHGDSDTTDLSPSLEDFASEIKQLMDHLRIEQIILVGYSAGGAVAQYFALQYPKKVKALILSGAFPKVDTFFLWFEFFMGIKWAGRSPRSLAMLLSKSHFRRSEFKHELRNHMAKSDPEVWSEFYKQALKHDCRHDLAKLEMPLLLMYGERAVWINHHARFYCECPDATLVIVDRALHQLPATHGPIFNQSIINFIQRKIGTEKTAK, encoded by the coding sequence ATGCCTTATTATACAAACCATTTTGGTCAACGATTATTTTATGAAGATATTGGAAAAGGGGAGGTGCTCCTATTCATACACCCTCCTGGTATGGGGAGGAAGGTTTTCAAGCAGCAGCATGAGCTCGCTGATCATTACCGGTTGATCTTTCCGGACTTGAGCGGGCACGGAGATTCAGATACAACGGATCTCTCCCCAAGCTTGGAGGACTTCGCCTCAGAGATAAAGCAATTAATGGATCATTTACGTATTGAGCAAATTATTCTCGTAGGCTATTCAGCGGGAGGTGCTGTAGCACAGTATTTTGCACTTCAGTATCCGAAAAAGGTCAAAGCTCTTATCTTATCAGGTGCTTTTCCAAAGGTGGATACCTTTTTCCTTTGGTTTGAGTTTTTCATGGGGATTAAATGGGCGGGAAGGAGCCCTCGGTCGCTGGCTATGCTCCTTTCGAAATCACATTTTAGACGATCAGAATTTAAACATGAACTGCGGAATCATATGGCTAAATCGGATCCCGAGGTGTGGAGTGAATTTTACAAGCAAGCCCTAAAACATGATTGTCGACATGATCTTGCTAAACTAGAGATGCCACTGTTACTGATGTATGGGGAAAGGGCGGTTTGGATCAATCATCATGCTCGTTTCTACTGTGAGTGTCCTGATGCTACGTTAGTCATTGTTGATCGTGCGTTGCATCAGCTTCCTGCCACGCACGGTCCGATTTTTAATCAATCTATTATAAACTTCATCCAGCGAAAAATTGGAACAGAAAAAACAGCCAAGTGA
- a CDS encoding PAS domain-containing protein, giving the protein MVQKVGHPWDILRQLSIPVWFFNSSECSIYINAPLMQRILAERSSYSLADLGRVIHPNDIEHVRELLQRPGGDAVHLNYRLKMNGEYKWIEDMIAPLYAENGGFIGYTGQSLSLLSYKEELEDLKKSVIEIGESFAANAGQSFFDFLVKCLAKVLQVDTVIIGELTGGDRDQITAVSMFHKGEISKRMTYQLEGTPCEEVIIKCKECYIPRGLMNFIPMTTC; this is encoded by the coding sequence ATGGTTCAGAAGGTTGGACACCCCTGGGACATACTAAGACAGCTGTCCATTCCAGTCTGGTTCTTTAACAGCTCGGAGTGTAGTATTTATATTAATGCTCCTTTAATGCAGAGGATTTTGGCAGAGCGTTCCTCTTATAGTTTAGCCGACTTGGGTCGCGTCATTCATCCTAATGATATTGAACATGTAAGGGAATTACTTCAGCGGCCAGGAGGGGATGCCGTTCATTTGAACTATCGTCTAAAAATGAACGGTGAATATAAATGGATTGAAGACATGATCGCACCATTGTATGCGGAAAATGGCGGATTTATCGGGTATACGGGTCAATCGCTCTCTTTATTGAGTTATAAAGAAGAACTGGAAGACCTGAAGAAATCGGTGATTGAAATCGGTGAATCATTCGCGGCAAATGCGGGCCAGTCTTTCTTTGATTTTCTCGTGAAGTGCCTAGCCAAGGTGCTTCAGGTTGACACAGTCATAATAGGAGAACTGACTGGTGGCGATCGTGATCAGATTACGGCGGTTTCTATGTTTCATAAGGGTGAGATCTCTAAAAGAATGACCTATCAATTAGAAGGTACGCCGTGTGAAGAGGTAATAATCAAATGCAAAGAGTGTTACATACCTAGGGGGCTTATGAACTTTATCCCAATGACGACATGTTAG
- a CDS encoding putative bifunctional diguanylate cyclase/phosphodiesterase — MKNELESYFGAPLLNSNREVIGILSIMNAGLKKNGPMSKALFRIFADRMANELSKCHTERELKHISQFDSVTGLISRNYFKELLREQLAKFKQPHQKSAVILIDLDNFKMINDTWGHEKGDELLKQFARHLNRIFPRVNCIISRISSDEFAVLLADQKDVDRAREKAEGIIHSMKRPFFIDQKEYYSTASVGVAFYPQDASDGGALLRYADAAMHKAKRKGKNRYELYNPHMSIEMHDEMQRKQALHHALERGEFTLHYQPQVCGLTSEISGYEALIRWNQPLMGLLTPDHFISLAEESGTIIQIGEWVLQEACLQVKKWQEEFNRPDLRVAVNLSAQQFADQYVKDKIFNALEQANLDASCLIIEITETMVLRDFEHSTGTLEELRSQGIKVHLDDFGVGFSSLSYLSRLPVDAIKIDRSFIKQIGSKANDVAIISAIIAMAKSLNLQIIAEGVETQEHIEYLSKKGCHEYQGYYYSKPLPVASVRSC; from the coding sequence GTGAAAAATGAACTAGAGAGTTATTTTGGTGCTCCGCTTCTTAACTCAAATCGGGAGGTGATTGGAATCCTTTCGATTATGAATGCTGGTCTTAAAAAGAATGGTCCTATGAGTAAGGCGCTTTTTCGCATTTTTGCCGACCGAATGGCGAATGAATTATCTAAATGCCATACAGAGAGAGAGTTAAAGCATATTTCACAGTTTGATTCGGTGACTGGACTAATTAGTCGAAATTATTTTAAAGAGTTATTGAGGGAGCAGCTAGCTAAGTTTAAGCAGCCCCATCAGAAATCAGCGGTAATCTTAATTGACCTGGATAATTTTAAAATGATTAATGATACGTGGGGGCATGAAAAAGGAGATGAACTGCTTAAGCAATTTGCTCGTCATTTAAATCGGATTTTTCCAAGAGTAAATTGTATAATCTCAAGAATCAGCAGTGATGAATTTGCTGTTTTACTGGCAGATCAGAAAGATGTAGACCGTGCGCGTGAAAAAGCGGAAGGCATTATTCATTCGATGAAGCGTCCTTTTTTTATAGATCAAAAAGAATACTACAGCACAGCAAGCGTCGGGGTGGCCTTTTACCCCCAGGATGCTTCAGATGGAGGTGCCTTACTGCGTTATGCAGACGCTGCTATGCATAAGGCCAAACGAAAAGGAAAAAATCGTTACGAATTGTACAATCCTCATATGAGTATCGAAATGCATGATGAAATGCAGCGTAAACAAGCCTTGCACCATGCATTAGAGCGGGGAGAATTCACCCTTCATTATCAACCACAGGTGTGTGGGTTAACATCGGAGATTAGTGGTTACGAAGCACTTATTCGCTGGAATCAGCCGCTAATGGGATTGTTAACACCTGATCACTTTATTAGCCTTGCTGAAGAAAGCGGGACGATTATTCAAATTGGTGAATGGGTACTCCAGGAAGCTTGTTTGCAGGTGAAAAAATGGCAGGAAGAATTTAATCGCCCTGATTTACGTGTCGCGGTCAATTTATCCGCCCAACAGTTCGCTGACCAGTATGTAAAGGATAAAATTTTTAACGCGTTAGAGCAGGCAAATCTTGACGCAAGCTGCTTAATCATTGAAATCACTGAGACTATGGTTCTGAGGGATTTTGAACATAGTACCGGAACTTTGGAAGAACTGCGTTCGCAAGGTATTAAAGTTCACTTGGATGATTTCGGTGTAGGTTTTTCATCGCTGAGTTATTTAAGCCGCTTGCCAGTTGATGCAATTAAAATTGACCGTTCTTTTATTAAGCAAATTGGTTCGAAAGCGAATGATGTAGCGATCATCAGTGCAATTATTGCTATGGCTAAAAGCTTAAACCTGCAAATCATTGCTGAAGGTGTAGAAACACAGGAGCATATAGAATACTTAAGCAAAAAGGGATGTCACGAGTACCAAGGGTATTACTATAGTAAACCTTTACCTGTTGCGAGCGTGCGGTCATGCTAG
- a CDS encoding NUDIX hydrolase, protein MKEVLKIYSEWLTPIGEKEREEVHRDGDWHESFHCWFYKHEENRSWIYFQKRADSKKDFPSLYDITAAGHIAASESRIHGGYVRLKRSLV, encoded by the coding sequence ATGAAAGAAGTGCTTAAGATCTATAGCGAATGGTTAACCCCTATTGGTGAAAAGGAGCGGGAAGAGGTTCATCGTGATGGGGATTGGCATGAAAGCTTTCATTGCTGGTTTTATAAGCATGAGGAGAATCGGAGCTGGATCTATTTTCAAAAGCGTGCAGATAGTAAGAAGGATTTTCCGTCCCTCTATGATATTACGGCCGCGGGGCACATTGCAGCAAGCGAGAGCCGAATCCATGGGGGTTACGTGAGGTTGAAGAGGAGCTTGGTTTAA
- a CDS encoding NUDIX hydrolase — MSEGQLNYCGFYKEELLLKTIKDREICQIYLFPYENHLKLKINEEVTDVVQIELEDFLSMISKKSPNLQAESIFTGEQIPLSYSDFCPHHFDYYQSVVQAILSSR, encoded by the coding sequence TTGTCTGAGGGTCAGTTAAATTATTGTGGATTTTACAAAGAAGAGTTGTTGCTTAAAACGATAAAAGACCGAGAAATTTGTCAGATTTATTTATTTCCATATGAGAATCATTTGAAGCTGAAGATCAATGAAGAGGTAACAGATGTAGTTCAGATTGAGCTCGAGGATTTTCTTAGTATGATCTCCAAAAAAAGCCCGAATTTACAGGCTGAATCCATCTTTACTGGCGAGCAGATCCCTCTATCTTATTCGGATTTCTGCCCTCATCATTTTGATTACTACCAATCTGTTGTACAGGCTATATTAAGTAGCCGGTAA
- a CDS encoding PLP-dependent aspartate aminotransferase family protein, producing MTNSFESYDLSTVSLHGGQSPDPTTGSRAVPIYQTTSYVFHDTDHAQSLFALDEPGNIYSRIGNPTVDVFEKRMALLENGVASVATASGMSAIALSILNLAGSGDEIVAASNLYGGTYNLFANTLPRYGIKVKFVDPEDPENFRNALTDKTKAVFAETIGNPSLHVLDFEKVSAVAHDNGVPLIVDNTFATPYSCKPIELGADIVVHSATKWIGGHGTAIGGVVVDGGRFDWTNGKFPVFTEPDESYNGIRYASDFGTLAFVTKLRVQLLRDLGACLSPQNAFLLLQGLETLPLRIERHNDNALELAEYLKGHPDVEWVSYPGLKEHPAHSLADKYLEGGYGSIVNFGIKGGREAGRKVINNIALWSHVANVGDAKSLIIHPASTTHQQLSVEDLAASGVSEELIRLSVGLESVKDLVNDLDRSIATATGKDTSSAITENDEGVIKWALQSAQVTEEQGGEQVTRPKRLAVVGLSGKPSRPSHRLARKMQRLGYQIVPVNPREDAVLGEKAYPDISSIPFKVDVVQIFRSPEAAIEIAKEAATVQPGVFWLQEGVIAPEAARIASEAGLQVVHNRCTYKEAQRLRGTIDTYACEI from the coding sequence ATGACAAACTCATTTGAAAGCTACGATTTAAGCACGGTTTCACTTCATGGTGGGCAATCCCCGGATCCAACCACAGGTTCAAGAGCGGTACCGATTTATCAAACGACTTCTTATGTTTTTCATGACACTGATCATGCACAAAGTTTATTTGCCCTTGATGAGCCAGGAAATATTTATTCAAGAATTGGAAATCCGACAGTAGATGTTTTTGAAAAAAGAATGGCCTTGCTCGAAAATGGCGTTGCTTCTGTGGCTACAGCTTCAGGCATGTCAGCGATTGCTCTATCAATCTTAAATCTAGCAGGCTCCGGTGATGAAATTGTGGCTGCATCGAATTTATATGGTGGTACTTATAATTTATTCGCTAACACTTTGCCGCGATATGGCATTAAAGTGAAATTTGTTGACCCTGAAGATCCGGAAAACTTCCGTAATGCATTGACGGATAAGACGAAGGCTGTATTTGCTGAGACGATTGGTAACCCAAGTCTTCATGTATTAGATTTTGAAAAGGTCTCTGCAGTTGCCCATGATAATGGTGTTCCACTAATTGTTGATAACACATTTGCTACTCCTTATTCCTGTAAGCCAATTGAACTTGGGGCGGATATCGTTGTTCATTCCGCTACGAAGTGGATAGGCGGGCATGGAACAGCCATCGGTGGTGTTGTGGTTGATGGGGGAAGGTTTGACTGGACGAACGGCAAATTCCCTGTTTTCACTGAGCCGGATGAGAGTTATAACGGTATCCGTTATGCTTCTGATTTTGGCACACTAGCGTTTGTAACAAAATTACGCGTTCAATTATTGAGGGATTTGGGTGCCTGCTTAAGTCCGCAAAATGCTTTCCTATTATTGCAAGGACTTGAAACATTGCCATTACGAATCGAGCGTCATAACGATAATGCGTTAGAGCTGGCAGAATATCTTAAAGGCCATCCTGATGTTGAGTGGGTTTCCTACCCGGGGCTGAAAGAGCACCCTGCCCATTCATTAGCTGATAAGTACCTAGAAGGTGGTTACGGCTCGATTGTCAATTTTGGGATCAAGGGAGGCCGTGAAGCAGGTCGAAAAGTCATTAATAACATTGCTTTATGGTCACACGTAGCCAACGTAGGTGATGCAAAATCGCTCATTATCCACCCCGCCTCAACGACACACCAACAGCTATCTGTTGAAGACTTGGCCGCAAGTGGTGTATCAGAAGAGTTGATTCGTTTATCTGTTGGCTTAGAGTCAGTGAAGGACTTGGTGAATGACTTGGACCGTTCAATTGCAACAGCAACTGGTAAAGATACGAGTTCTGCAATTACTGAGAACGATGAAGGTGTGATCAAATGGGCGCTTCAATCTGCACAAGTAACTGAAGAGCAGGGTGGAGAACAAGTGACTCGTCCGAAGCGTTTAGCTGTTGTTGGCTTAAGCGGCAAGCCTTCTCGACCAAGCCATCGATTAGCACGTAAGATGCAGCGTCTCGGTTATCAAATTGTTCCGGTTAATCCGAGGGAAGATGCGGTGTTAGGAGAAAAAGCCTATCCAGACATTAGCTCAATTCCTTTCAAAGTTGACGTTGTTCAAATTTTCCGCAGCCCTGAAGCGGCAATTGAAATTGCTAAAGAAGCAGCTACTGTACAACCTGGGGTCTTTTGGCTGCAAGAGGGTGTGATTGCTCCAGAGGCAGCACGCATTGCCAGTGAAGCAGGCCTGCAAGTGGTGCATAATCGTTGCACCTACAAGGAAGCTCAGCGTCTAAGAGGCACGATTGATACGTATGCATGTGAAATTTAA
- a CDS encoding aliphatic sulfonate ABC transporter substrate-binding protein, whose protein sequence is MKTKYILPTLALLLTITLIGCSNNAEGESGKPDKVTLDYAYYSPTSLVLKEKGWAEEALKEEGIDVEFVLSQGSNKALEFLNSSSVDFSSSAGAAALMAKANGSPVESVYLYSKPEWTALVTNADSNISSVEDLKGKKVAATLGTDPYIFLVRALKEHGMSPDDIELVNLQHADGASALSAGNVDAWAGLDPHMARLELESDAKLFYREPTFNTYGSLNVRSDYAEKHPEVVKTVIEAYEKARKWTIENPEEAAKILAEEANIDLAVAKKEMERNDFSDPIPGEPLKETVKGAGKVLKEVEIIDQDVKIEELTKELVNPSFAKEVIQ, encoded by the coding sequence ATGAAAACTAAATATATATTACCCACCTTAGCATTGTTACTGACTATCACCTTAATAGGTTGTTCGAATAACGCTGAAGGTGAAAGCGGAAAACCTGATAAAGTGACGCTTGATTATGCCTACTACTCCCCGACAAGTCTCGTTTTGAAGGAAAAGGGATGGGCTGAAGAAGCATTGAAGGAAGAAGGTATTGATGTCGAATTCGTTTTAAGTCAAGGAAGTAATAAGGCACTCGAATTCCTAAACTCAAGTAGTGTGGACTTCAGTTCCTCAGCAGGAGCGGCGGCACTTATGGCAAAGGCAAATGGTTCACCGGTTGAGTCAGTGTACTTATACTCTAAGCCCGAGTGGACGGCACTTGTTACGAATGCTGATTCTAATATTTCTTCTGTTGAGGATTTAAAAGGGAAAAAGGTTGCAGCCACGTTAGGAACAGACCCTTATATTTTCTTAGTTCGAGCGTTAAAAGAACACGGGATGTCACCAGATGATATTGAACTCGTAAACTTGCAGCATGCAGACGGTGCATCAGCATTGTCTGCAGGCAATGTTGATGCCTGGGCTGGACTTGATCCACACATGGCGAGACTTGAACTCGAATCTGATGCGAAATTATTTTACCGTGAGCCCACATTCAACACTTATGGATCGTTAAACGTACGCTCTGACTACGCCGAAAAGCATCCTGAAGTTGTGAAAACGGTAATTGAAGCTTATGAAAAGGCAAGAAAATGGACGATTGAAAATCCTGAGGAAGCGGCAAAAATATTAGCAGAAGAAGCCAATATTGATTTAGCTGTAGCCAAAAAAGAAATGGAACGCAATGATTTCTCCGACCCTATTCCGGGAGAACCCTTAAAAGAAACGGTTAAAGGCGCTGGGAAGGTGTTGAAAGAAGTAGAAATCATTGATCAA